One Alkalicoccus halolimnae DNA segment encodes these proteins:
- a CDS encoding glycosyltransferase — MAELFLYISLFLIWFMLFYHMFLMQGGYLHYLKHPDQKKEWDKNPGPMPTFSVLIPAHNEEMVIEKTLDSMVAMKYPKDKFEVIVINDNSSDNTGAICDSYAEKYPYIKVLHTKPPNGGKGKSGALNQGLKVSTGEVIAVYDADNTPEPEAAYNLAIGLNNDEKAGAVVGKFRVLNANKNLLTRLINVETLTFQWLAQAGRWFWFKMTTIPGTNFAIRRSILEELGGWDEKALSEDTELSFRVYNLGYHIRFFPAAITWEQEPENLKVWWKQRTRWARGNEYVIGKYLMEFSKLENKKIGLDLFYFMFTYILFFGGILISHTIFVTNLFVDLNLTIGIVSYVLLLTGFLLFVTEVLLALSMEKGQLTVKNFFVVLLMYFTYSQLWVILVVYATFLETKRVLFKQEVKWYKTQRFKQGETKEAVKAALTAEERRREGRVNK; from the coding sequence TTGGCTGAATTATTTCTTTATATCTCACTGTTTTTAATCTGGTTTATGCTGTTCTACCACATGTTTTTAATGCAGGGAGGATACCTGCATTATCTTAAACACCCGGATCAGAAGAAAGAATGGGATAAAAATCCGGGTCCGATGCCGACGTTCAGTGTACTCATTCCTGCTCATAACGAGGAAATGGTCATTGAAAAAACACTGGATTCGATGGTTGCTATGAAATATCCAAAAGATAAATTCGAAGTTATCGTTATTAATGATAACTCCAGTGACAATACAGGCGCCATTTGTGACAGCTACGCCGAAAAGTATCCTTATATTAAAGTGCTTCACACGAAGCCGCCGAATGGAGGGAAAGGAAAGTCCGGAGCGCTGAACCAGGGATTAAAAGTATCTACAGGGGAAGTTATTGCTGTTTATGACGCGGATAATACTCCGGAACCCGAAGCGGCATACAACCTTGCGATCGGCTTAAACAATGATGAAAAAGCAGGAGCGGTCGTCGGTAAATTCCGAGTACTGAATGCGAACAAAAACCTGCTTACCCGTCTGATCAACGTAGAAACACTGACTTTTCAGTGGCTTGCCCAGGCAGGACGGTGGTTCTGGTTTAAAATGACGACAATTCCAGGTACAAACTTTGCGATCCGCCGCTCTATCCTTGAAGAACTCGGCGGCTGGGATGAAAAAGCCCTGTCGGAAGATACCGAACTGAGCTTCCGTGTTTATAACCTCGGATACCATATCCGCTTTTTTCCGGCAGCGATCACCTGGGAGCAGGAGCCGGAGAACCTGAAAGTATGGTGGAAGCAGCGGACACGCTGGGCACGGGGGAATGAGTACGTCATCGGAAAATATTTAATGGAGTTTTCAAAGCTTGAAAACAAAAAGATTGGGCTCGATCTCTTTTACTTTATGTTTACGTATATTTTGTTCTTCGGCGGTATTCTTATCTCACATACTATTTTTGTGACGAATCTGTTCGTCGATTTGAACCTGACGATAGGGATCGTTTCCTATGTCCTGCTGCTGACAGGCTTCCTGTTATTCGTCACGGAAGTCCTGCTCGCCCTGAGTATGGAGAAAGGTCAGCTGACCGTTAAAAACTTTTTCGTTGTCCTGCTGATGTATTTCACCTATTCCCAGCTCTGGGTAATTCTCGTCGTATACGCAACATTCCTGGAGACAAAGCGTGTATTGTTCAAGCAGGAAGTCAAATGGTACAAAACCCAGCGCTTCAAACAGGGAGAAACCAAAGAAGCTGTCAAAGCTGCACTTACTGCCGAAGAACGCCGGCGTGAAGGGAGAGTCAATAAATGA
- a CDS encoding polysaccharide deacetylase family protein, which translates to MGRHKKFLKQSVLVPMVFLLAFSLFTNGAGAAADLRNSGSAASVLVIYSAENAEISPDQRLMDMHLGHFTEYITFKSVLEVTEGDLGEKTHLIYYGETNDAISGKVVDILDAFDGPTMAIGNNVEKLGEKFDYLETGGEEVVTKLDMPGQEDKEREIEPNLLFATEVEEDTSTIVEAEGDNGTFPLISENDGNYYVASDKLVPPYSVYFTQALHNFFDTEPVDTTPGYLRLEDVHPLADADRLMDIAELLKEREIPYMIAVVPVYTNPETGRRYHFNDAPEVLEALKYMQDNGGSVVLHGYTHQFRTTETGEGFEFWDVENDMPVYHGPDDEPRNKSASSFATNEDYQAYMIENKRFESDYVRQRLTRGVQELSNFGLYPLAFEAPHYTMSQNGYRVASEHFSTYVGQVQLSDEYWEAMDTTPNVSKPTLLNGMTLLPETIGYVQPGDNQAVEKMMARAEEYQISDGGMIGGFYHPYLGVEGLEDLLDEMETIPDLEWLDMKEMRNTVEVENITIKSGNGRIETDIDTAGLMTSSIDFPVYHIKNFIDKVTWVVAGIGVTAVIMFIFYTVFRRPRREHEKGEKKIG; encoded by the coding sequence GTGGGTCGGCATAAGAAATTTTTGAAGCAGAGTGTTTTGGTACCAATGGTTTTTCTTCTAGCTTTTAGTCTTTTTACAAACGGGGCGGGGGCAGCGGCAGATCTGCGGAATTCAGGATCAGCAGCATCCGTACTTGTAATTTACTCAGCTGAAAATGCAGAGATCAGCCCCGATCAGCGGCTGATGGATATGCATCTGGGACATTTCACAGAGTATATTACTTTTAAAAGTGTTTTGGAAGTAACGGAAGGAGATCTGGGGGAAAAAACCCACCTGATCTACTATGGCGAAACAAATGATGCCATTTCCGGTAAAGTCGTCGATATCCTGGATGCTTTTGACGGGCCAACGATGGCGATTGGCAATAACGTAGAGAAACTCGGCGAAAAGTTCGACTACCTCGAAACCGGAGGCGAGGAAGTTGTTACTAAACTGGACATGCCGGGTCAGGAAGATAAAGAAAGAGAAATCGAGCCGAACCTTCTGTTTGCCACTGAGGTGGAAGAAGATACGAGTACGATCGTTGAAGCAGAAGGTGATAACGGAACGTTCCCTCTTATCTCTGAAAATGACGGGAATTACTACGTAGCATCGGATAAGCTTGTTCCTCCCTATTCCGTATATTTCACGCAGGCGCTGCATAACTTTTTTGATACAGAACCGGTGGATACGACTCCGGGATATCTTCGTCTGGAAGACGTGCACCCGCTCGCAGATGCGGACAGGTTGATGGACATAGCAGAACTTTTAAAAGAAAGGGAAATTCCATACATGATTGCTGTCGTACCGGTTTACACGAATCCAGAAACAGGACGCAGGTATCATTTCAATGATGCACCGGAAGTGCTGGAAGCTTTAAAGTATATGCAGGATAACGGCGGCAGCGTCGTCCTGCACGGCTATACACACCAGTTCAGAACGACCGAAACAGGGGAAGGATTTGAATTCTGGGATGTAGAAAACGACATGCCTGTCTATCATGGTCCGGATGATGAACCGAGGAATAAATCGGCTTCTTCCTTCGCTACAAATGAAGATTACCAGGCGTATATGATTGAAAATAAAAGGTTCGAATCGGACTATGTAAGACAGCGGTTAACGCGGGGGGTGCAGGAGCTGTCGAACTTCGGGCTTTATCCTTTAGCCTTCGAGGCACCTCACTACACGATGTCCCAGAACGGCTACCGCGTAGCATCAGAACACTTTTCCACCTATGTCGGCCAGGTACAGCTGAGCGATGAATACTGGGAAGCGATGGATACGACTCCTAACGTGTCCAAACCAACTCTCCTTAACGGCATGACACTGCTGCCGGAAACGATCGGCTATGTGCAGCCGGGGGACAATCAGGCCGTGGAGAAAATGATGGCCAGAGCAGAAGAATATCAGATCAGCGATGGGGGAATGATCGGCGGGTTTTATCACCCTTACCTCGGTGTAGAGGGTCTGGAAGATCTGCTTGACGAGATGGAAACCATACCGGATCTGGAATGGCTGGATATGAAAGAAATGAGAAACACGGTAGAAGTGGAAAACATCACAATTAAAAGCGGCAACGGAAGAATTGAAACAGATATTGATACTGCAGGGCTCATGACTTCTTCCATCGATTTCCCGGTGTACCATATCAAAAACTTTATCGATAAAGTTACCTGGGTAGTTGCAGGGATCGGAGTTACCGCAGTAATCATGTTTATTTTCTACACTGTTTTCCGCAGACCGCGCAGGGAGCATGAGAAAGGGGAAAAGAAAATTGGCTGA
- a CDS encoding DUF4212 domain-containing protein, with the protein MKKVDKKVADQYFKIRTTMIIIFLAIGFSVSFGVAAFADVIHETGATIMGMPAHYYMGAQGAVVTFVILLFLNAIISDRVDKKFGIDDKQNEQISGSGSGH; encoded by the coding sequence ATGAAAAAAGTAGATAAAAAAGTAGCAGACCAATATTTTAAAATCCGAACGACAATGATCATTATCTTTCTGGCTATTGGTTTTTCCGTTTCCTTTGGAGTCGCTGCTTTTGCTGATGTTATTCATGAGACAGGAGCAACGATCATGGGGATGCCGGCGCACTATTATATGGGAGCTCAGGGTGCTGTTGTAACATTTGTAATCCTGTTGTTCCTGAATGCCATCATTAGTGACCGCGTTGATAAAAAGTTCGGTATCGATGATAAACAGAACGAACAAATCAGCGGGAGCGGTTCCGGTCACTAA
- a CDS encoding Gmad2 immunoglobulin-like domain-containing protein produces MKKQQKLLLIAAALLLSLVFITPVSADHHIAFENDSFRIHNVESDGQMIDIFGEARVFEGTVAYVVTEEGEEIDEGFTTATAGGPEWGEFHLSIEVVDTGEEMRELTVTVFEESADDGSRVDAIDIPITLGETPDFGDDLPATASGYPALLFIGLLTAAAGMLFIPRKKPAV; encoded by the coding sequence ATGAAGAAACAACAGAAACTTCTTCTTATTGCAGCTGCCCTGTTGCTAAGTCTAGTATTTATTACCCCTGTCAGCGCAGATCATCATATCGCTTTCGAAAACGACTCTTTCCGAATTCATAATGTAGAATCAGATGGACAAATGATTGATATTTTCGGTGAAGCAAGGGTTTTTGAAGGAACAGTCGCCTATGTCGTTACGGAAGAAGGTGAAGAAATTGACGAAGGCTTTACGACAGCAACGGCAGGCGGGCCGGAATGGGGTGAATTTCACCTGTCTATAGAAGTCGTGGACACTGGAGAAGAAATGAGAGAATTAACGGTTACTGTTTTTGAAGAAAGTGCCGATGACGGCAGCCGTGTCGATGCTATTGATATTCCAATTACGCTAGGTGAAACACCTGATTTTGGTGATGACCTGCCGGCGACTGCTTCCGGTTACCCTGCGCTTCTCTTTATAGGGCTTCTGACAGCTGCTGCCGGTATGCTTTTCATTCCGCGCAAAAAACCAGCCGTTTAA
- a CDS encoding MATE family efflux transporter, whose translation MKHVESRKDKIQLFSRILWPIMVTQLSLFAMNLVDTIMSGRVGTDDLAGVAIGTSIWMPVFTGINGILLAVTTIVAQLVGSGRKEHITNTINQSLYLSIALALAVLAGGALLLEPVLSLMSLEQSVEHISFHYLIGLSFGIVPLFLANVLRNFFDGQGLTRLTMIITVAAVPFNVLLNYGFIFGNFGLPALGGIGAGYATAVTFWIMFVFSVWMTFRVSALKHYRIFLSWARPSWKIWKEQLGIGIPIGLSIFFESSIFSAVTLMMGAMFTTLTVAAHQIALSFTSLIFMIPLSISMALTIVVGFSVGGGKFQAARQYGRLGVWGGIGFLAVCAVFLYFSREQIAYFYTADRGVVLLAKQFFLIAIVYQLSDAAQSGLQGVLRGYKDVQVPFLIALISYWLIGIPAGYLLASATALGPFGLWVGITLGLTFAAAGFYVRLQIVQRRAETAVHVSAANPD comes from the coding sequence ATGAAACATGTAGAATCACGTAAAGATAAAATCCAGCTTTTCTCAAGAATATTATGGCCGATCATGGTGACGCAGCTGAGTTTATTTGCGATGAACCTGGTTGATACGATTATGTCCGGGAGAGTCGGGACGGATGACCTGGCAGGGGTCGCTATCGGAACCAGTATCTGGATGCCGGTCTTTACCGGTATTAACGGTATTCTGCTGGCGGTCACCACCATCGTGGCCCAGCTTGTCGGCAGCGGACGAAAAGAGCATATTACGAATACAATCAATCAGTCGCTCTATCTTTCAATAGCACTTGCCCTCGCTGTCCTTGCCGGGGGCGCTTTACTTTTAGAGCCGGTTTTGTCTCTTATGAGTCTGGAACAATCGGTGGAGCATATTTCCTTTCATTATTTAATCGGTCTTTCTTTCGGGATCGTTCCTCTGTTTCTGGCTAACGTGCTCCGCAATTTCTTTGACGGACAGGGACTGACCCGGCTGACAATGATTATCACCGTTGCCGCAGTGCCATTTAACGTCCTGCTCAACTACGGATTTATATTTGGCAACTTTGGCCTGCCGGCACTTGGAGGTATCGGGGCCGGATATGCGACGGCTGTGACGTTCTGGATAATGTTTGTTTTCAGCGTCTGGATGACGTTCCGTGTTTCTGCTCTTAAACACTACCGTATTTTCCTTTCATGGGCCCGTCCCTCCTGGAAAATATGGAAAGAACAGCTCGGGATCGGCATCCCTATTGGATTATCCATCTTTTTTGAATCGAGTATATTTTCAGCTGTAACTCTTATGATGGGCGCTATGTTTACGACGCTGACCGTTGCTGCTCATCAAATTGCGCTCAGTTTTACTTCCCTCATTTTCATGATCCCGTTAAGTATTTCCATGGCGCTGACGATTGTTGTCGGTTTTTCTGTTGGCGGCGGCAAGTTTCAGGCAGCCCGGCAGTATGGAAGGCTCGGCGTGTGGGGAGGAATCGGCTTTCTTGCGGTATGTGCTGTCTTTCTCTATTTCTCCCGGGAGCAGATTGCTTATTTTTATACGGCGGACCGGGGCGTTGTGCTGCTGGCTAAACAGTTTTTCCTGATTGCTATTGTGTATCAGCTGTCCGATGCGGCCCAATCGGGTCTTCAGGGCGTGCTGCGGGGATATAAGGATGTACAGGTACCGTTCCTGATTGCCCTGATTTCCTACTGGCTCATCGGTATCCCTGCCGGTTATCTGCTCGCTTCCGCCACTGCGCTGGGCCCTTTCGGCCTCTGGGTCGGCATTACTCTCGGGCTGACGTTTGCCGCCGCAGGCTTTTATGTTCGTCTGCAGATTGTCCAGCGCCGTGCTGAAACTGCTGTTCATGTATCTGCCGCCAATCCTGATTAA
- a CDS encoding DUF2254 domain-containing protein, with translation MLAWLPESLRKYFQMSRRERKYEMSSTLWYMPFFYISLAIILVIGTLFLDLATDIDQYAFEMLRIDTETTQILVSTLIGGILTLSAFTLNSLLVFLTTFSGQFSPRMLLNFVAEKQTQHALGIFNGSFVYVLLVFLFIGSTEREVFVAVPLMTIFLAFFAAVTFIYFINHATTWMQVHNITDTMKKNSQKIVKHTLSRELEIYRTKDPGNIDEKKLSRGVTLHAPRNGYIQLVDYRQMIECARKDNIIVQFHFRMGDYILEGNKLLTYWGEDIAHVKDDKYSGMIRIGHKELELQDIHVGMHKLSEIAIKSIGNNDPKTVINAIHQMSELMLDVVSHVTFTPYLVDESREVRLILLKETFESYVHKGFGYIRYYAARDHLIIGEMVKSFSMLAESIDEEKRQTLWDFAYDTSLFMRSEEIYRLDRKFLLQSFEQLAITTDNIEDYKEMEDRFLKQI, from the coding sequence TTGCTTGCCTGGCTGCCCGAATCGTTAAGAAAGTATTTTCAAATGTCCAGACGGGAAAGAAAATACGAGATGTCCTCGACGCTCTGGTATATGCCTTTCTTCTATATTTCATTAGCTATTATTTTAGTTATAGGTACACTTTTTCTTGACCTTGCAACAGATATCGACCAGTATGCATTTGAAATGCTCCGAATCGATACGGAAACGACCCAGATTCTCGTCAGTACACTGATCGGCGGTATCTTAACACTCAGCGCCTTCACCTTAAACTCTCTGCTTGTTTTCCTTACGACATTCAGCGGACAGTTTTCTCCGCGGATGCTGCTGAATTTTGTTGCCGAAAAGCAGACGCAGCACGCACTCGGTATATTTAATGGAAGTTTTGTGTACGTTCTGCTCGTCTTCCTGTTTATCGGCAGTACCGAAAGGGAAGTTTTTGTTGCTGTTCCATTGATGACAATCTTTCTCGCTTTTTTCGCCGCCGTTACGTTTATTTACTTTATTAATCACGCGACAACGTGGATGCAGGTCCATAACATAACCGATACGATGAAAAAAAATTCTCAGAAAATTGTGAAGCATACCTTAAGCCGGGAGCTGGAGATTTACCGGACTAAGGATCCGGGTAATATTGACGAAAAAAAATTAAGCCGTGGTGTTACACTCCATGCGCCGCGTAACGGCTATATTCAGCTTGTTGATTACAGGCAGATGATCGAATGCGCCCGAAAAGACAATATCATTGTTCAGTTCCACTTTCGTATGGGCGATTATATTCTTGAAGGAAACAAACTGCTCACCTACTGGGGAGAAGATATCGCTCATGTAAAGGATGATAAATATTCCGGAATGATCCGGATCGGCCATAAGGAGCTGGAGCTTCAGGATATCCATGTCGGGATGCATAAGCTGAGTGAGATCGCAATCAAATCCATAGGAAATAACGACCCTAAAACAGTAATTAACGCGATCCACCAGATGAGTGAACTCATGCTCGATGTCGTAAGCCACGTCACTTTTACGCCCTATCTTGTTGATGAAAGTAGGGAAGTACGTCTGATTCTTTTAAAAGAAACGTTTGAATCCTACGTCCACAAAGGGTTTGGATATATCCGCTACTATGCCGCCCGGGACCATTTAATTATCGGCGAGATGGTTAAATCCTTCAGTATGCTTGCTGAAAGTATCGATGAAGAAAAGCGTCAGACGCTGTGGGATTTTGCTTATGATACGTCTCTTTTCATGCGCAGTGAGGAGATTTACAGGCTGGACCGTAAATTTCTGCTCCAATCCTTTGAACAGCTTGCCATTACAACGGATAATATAGAAGATTATAAAGAAATGGAAGATCGTTTTTTGAAGCAAATTTGA
- a CDS encoding prenyltransferase, translating to MTEQAHSLLKTCWTLMRAIAVVSSSLAAVVSTTLPLFFYPFLSTGYLVVLLFLLTIGAFTIHGILTHIFNDYADYKSGTDAYSPALLSGGSRVIQKGMISLHRMKQLGFGISFVLLLIAAVSALLGRHEPALLLVVGVWAAASYSLSPLRLSYRPFLGEWLSLFPSIFFLGLAAPWIALGELPVWGFQNALVNALFCVAWVMVHHIPDLEADRKAVPVKRTSVVWFADTFGMYYARFPALLYFLMMALTAFWFAPERIWAAGGVLAASAFAVVLVLKMDVTDPEQVSAYEKLLLLAAMATALWIGIFV from the coding sequence ATGACTGAACAAGCTCATTCTCTGCTGAAGACATGCTGGACGCTGATGCGTGCGATAGCGGTAGTCTCCTCGAGTCTGGCTGCCGTCGTGTCCACTACGCTCCCCTTGTTTTTTTACCCGTTTTTATCGACCGGTTACTTAGTCGTGCTGCTCTTTCTGCTGACAATCGGTGCCTTTACGATCCATGGTATATTAACACACATTTTCAACGATTATGCCGATTATAAGTCAGGGACGGACGCTTACAGCCCCGCTCTTCTTTCCGGCGGCAGCCGGGTTATTCAAAAGGGAATGATTTCCTTACATAGAATGAAGCAGCTCGGGTTCGGAATCAGCTTCGTCCTGCTGCTGATCGCAGCTGTATCAGCACTGCTCGGCAGGCACGAGCCGGCTTTATTACTCGTTGTCGGAGTATGGGCAGCTGCCTCCTATTCTCTTTCCCCGCTTCGGTTAAGCTACCGGCCGTTTCTCGGGGAGTGGCTCAGTTTGTTTCCTTCCATCTTTTTTCTCGGTCTGGCCGCCCCGTGGATCGCTCTCGGTGAACTTCCGGTATGGGGTTTTCAAAATGCTCTCGTAAATGCTCTGTTTTGTGTGGCATGGGTGATGGTGCACCATATTCCGGATTTGGAAGCGGACAGAAAGGCTGTCCCGGTTAAACGGACGAGCGTCGTCTGGTTTGCCGATACTTTCGGTATGTATTACGCACGTTTTCCGGCTCTCCTCTACTTTTTAATGATGGCATTAACGGCTTTCTGGTTTGCCCCGGAACGCATTTGGGCTGCGGGCGGGGTTTTGGCTGCCTCTGCCTTTGCCGTAGTTCTTGTCCTGAAAATGGATGTAACTGATCCCGAGCAGGTTTCCGCTTACGAAAAACTGCTTCTGCTTGCAGCAATGGCAACTGCCCTATGGATAGGGATTTTCGTCTAA
- the wecB gene encoding non-hydrolyzing UDP-N-acetylglucosamine 2-epimerase: MKVMTIFGTRPEGIKMAPVVQALQLDESLESVCVNTGQHKEMLDQVLDLFELVPDYNLEIMKAGQTVEELTARVLAELSPIISREQPDLVLVHGDTTTTFIGAYAAFLQQIPVGHVEAGLRTNNIHSPFPEEMNRQMVGRLATYHFAATKKNKMNLILENVEACRITITGNTVIDALLQITEKPHDFPENLKQIFQNGKRTILMTTHRRENLEELQHVYRAVNRLVRENEDVQFVFPVHKNPIIRQKVLKEIEDTENVHVIEPLDYQDFVHVMKESHIVITDSGGIQEEAPGLGKPVLVARNTTERPEGVEAGTLKLVGTSEGKIYKECQELLSDEAAYQKMAAISNPFGTGDAAEQILNFIKEEFKVKAPSGVRV, from the coding sequence ATGAAGGTTATGACAATATTCGGTACAAGGCCGGAAGGAATCAAAATGGCGCCTGTCGTTCAGGCGCTTCAGCTTGATGAAAGTCTGGAAAGCGTCTGTGTAAATACCGGGCAGCATAAAGAAATGCTTGATCAGGTTCTGGACCTGTTTGAGCTTGTCCCGGACTACAATCTCGAAATTATGAAAGCCGGACAGACGGTGGAAGAATTAACTGCGAGAGTGCTTGCAGAGCTTTCTCCTATTATAAGCAGAGAACAGCCGGATCTCGTACTCGTCCACGGGGATACGACAACGACATTTATCGGAGCCTATGCTGCTTTTCTACAGCAGATTCCAGTCGGTCATGTGGAAGCGGGGCTTCGGACAAATAACATTCACTCCCCATTCCCGGAAGAAATGAACCGTCAGATGGTCGGGCGGCTCGCGACGTATCATTTTGCAGCGACGAAAAAAAATAAAATGAATCTGATTCTGGAAAATGTGGAAGCCTGCCGCATTACCATCACGGGAAACACGGTGATTGATGCACTTCTGCAGATTACGGAGAAACCGCATGATTTTCCGGAGAATCTGAAACAGATTTTCCAAAACGGAAAACGAACCATTCTGATGACAACCCACAGGCGCGAAAACCTGGAAGAACTGCAGCATGTTTACCGTGCTGTAAACCGCTTAGTCAGAGAAAACGAAGATGTTCAATTTGTATTTCCGGTTCATAAAAATCCAATTATCCGCCAGAAAGTATTGAAAGAAATTGAAGACACAGAAAATGTTCACGTCATTGAACCACTTGATTACCAGGATTTTGTTCACGTCATGAAGGAGTCCCACATCGTCATCACGGATTCGGGTGGTATTCAGGAAGAAGCTCCAGGACTCGGGAAGCCGGTACTTGTAGCGCGCAATACGACCGAGCGGCCGGAAGGTGTGGAGGCGGGAACGCTGAAACTCGTCGGCACGTCGGAAGGTAAAATTTATAAAGAATGCCAGGAGCTGTTAAGCGATGAGGCAGCTTATCAGAAAATGGCAGCGATCAGCAACCCATTTGGCACAGGGGACGCAGCAGAGCAAATTTTAAATTTTATTAAAGAAGAATTCAAGGTCAAAGCTCCAAGCGGAGTCCGGGTTTAA
- a CDS encoding arsenic resistance protein — protein sequence MKFHQKNYPFLIAAAVLAGPGAGQYDAVRETGAALVLPLLILMLFLTFLPIPLNRFFSSFLNLRFTISSLVMNFLWTPLLAWMLASLFLQGHPALWTGFIMLMVTSCTDWYVIFTGLAKGNTAISSAILPVNLLLQMILLPVYLYLFAGTQTEIEAGLLLESVITVLFLPLLTAIAAKGLLKNHPERRKKLFTVLEPLPVYLLALAIASMFASQARALTENAEYALLLLFPIMVFFAVNFLVGSNISSIMQFSFPDRVSFHMTTIARNSPLALAVAVSAFPDQPLIALTLVIGPLLELPVLAALTHLLNVIRRRTAAC from the coding sequence ATGAAATTTCATCAAAAAAATTATCCTTTTTTAATAGCGGCGGCAGTACTTGCCGGTCCGGGAGCCGGGCAGTACGACGCAGTGCGGGAGACTGGCGCGGCTCTCGTACTCCCATTATTGATTCTCATGCTGTTTCTGACTTTTCTCCCCATTCCTCTGAACCGCTTTTTCTCTTCCTTTTTAAATTTACGCTTTACGATCTCCAGTCTGGTTATGAATTTTTTATGGACGCCGCTTCTCGCATGGATGCTTGCTTCTCTTTTTCTTCAGGGGCACCCTGCCCTGTGGACAGGCTTTATTATGCTTATGGTCACGTCGTGTACGGACTGGTATGTCATCTTTACAGGACTGGCGAAAGGAAATACAGCCATTTCCAGTGCCATTCTTCCGGTAAATCTTCTCCTGCAGATGATCTTGCTGCCGGTTTATCTTTACCTGTTTGCCGGTACTCAGACTGAAATTGAAGCAGGACTGCTTCTGGAAAGTGTGATAACTGTTCTGTTTCTTCCACTCCTCACAGCCATTGCTGCGAAAGGATTATTAAAAAATCACCCTGAAAGGCGAAAAAAGCTGTTTACTGTTCTGGAACCGCTTCCCGTTTATTTACTCGCTCTGGCAATCGCATCGATGTTTGCTTCCCAGGCCCGGGCGCTTACAGAAAATGCAGAATACGCTCTTCTGCTTCTTTTTCCGATAATGGTGTTTTTTGCGGTTAACTTTCTGGTCGGTTCTAACATCAGTTCCATCATGCAGTTTTCCTTTCCAGATAGAGTAAGCTTTCATATGACAACGATTGCCCGCAATTCGCCGCTTGCCCTTGCTGTGGCAGTGAGTGCTTTCCCAGATCAGCCGCTTATTGCTTTAACGCTCGTCATCGGTCCTCTTTTGGAGCTCCCGGTTCTTGCAGCGCTTACCCATCTGCTAAACGTTATCCGTCGCAGAACTGCAGCCTGCTGA
- a CDS encoding LysM peptidoglycan-binding domain-containing protein, whose product MGAKLVKAAVAFLLIFVTVFTFSPADIEAASSKLVSKGNTNEKVVALTFDDGADGTNVNKILNTLETHKVKATFFLTGTGMNHHPQRIKNITAKGHQIGNHSYTHKDFTKLTAAQIKSELNKTEALAKSITGKTTKPIFRAPFGYTNAAVLSAVGNAGYTHTLHWNIDTIDWRGLSKTEVTNKVVNNIVPGSIVLMHTGAGAPGTPAALPDIIKKLKAKGYKFVTVSEMLKLQPSQSSGKTYTVKAGDTLSSIAAKNKTTVAKLAALNNIKNVNVLKVGQKLKLSGTAAAPSAPSAGTTYTVKAGDTLYSIAAKYKTTVSRLVSVNKLSNPNKISVGQKLKMS is encoded by the coding sequence ATGGGTGCCAAATTAGTTAAGGCTGCTGTTGCCTTTCTGCTGATTTTTGTCACTGTTTTTACCTTTAGTCCTGCTGATATTGAAGCTGCCAGCTCCAAACTCGTGTCGAAAGGAAACACAAATGAAAAAGTAGTCGCACTTACATTTGATGACGGCGCTGATGGAACAAACGTCAATAAAATTTTAAACACGCTGGAAACCCATAAAGTAAAAGCAACTTTCTTTTTAACCGGCACCGGTATGAACCATCATCCTCAGCGCATTAAAAATATTACGGCCAAAGGACATCAGATTGGCAACCATTCCTATACTCATAAGGATTTTACGAAGCTTACAGCTGCTCAAATTAAAAGTGAGCTGAATAAAACGGAGGCGCTTGCCAAAAGTATAACCGGGAAAACGACAAAACCAATTTTCCGGGCCCCGTTCGGTTACACTAACGCTGCAGTTCTCTCGGCCGTCGGTAATGCAGGCTACACCCATACCCTTCATTGGAACATTGATACCATCGACTGGAGAGGTCTCTCTAAAACAGAAGTCACAAACAAGGTTGTTAACAATATCGTCCCTGGTTCCATCGTCCTGATGCATACCGGAGCAGGAGCACCGGGTACACCTGCAGCACTTCCGGACATTATTAAGAAACTGAAAGCAAAAGGATACAAATTCGTTACCGTTTCCGAAATGTTGAAACTTCAGCCTTCCCAGTCTTCAGGAAAAACGTATACAGTTAAAGCAGGGGATACGCTGTCCAGCATTGCTGCTAAGAATAAAACGACGGTCGCCAAGCTTGCCGCTTTAAACAACATTAAAAATGTGAATGTCCTGAAAGTGGGTCAGAAGCTGAAACTTTCCGGAACTGCAGCTGCCCCATCCGCTCCATCTGCAGGTACCACTTACACGGTGAAAGCGGGAGACACGCTTTACAGTATTGCCGCCAAGTACAAAACGACAGTCTCCAGACTTGTCAGTGTCAACAAACTTTCCAATCCTAATAAAATCAGCGTCGGTCAAAAGCTCAAAATGTCGTAA